Proteins from a genomic interval of Kaistia defluvii:
- a CDS encoding branched-chain amino acid ABC transporter permease, with translation MIWLDTLVQGILLGGLYALFAAGLSLVFGIMRLVNLAHGDLIVFAAYLVLLGVTMLGLSPWIAALVAMPLMFGLGWLLQTVVLNRVLGKDILPPLLVTFGLSVALQNGLLEAFSADSRRIPAGALEGASLDLGLVTVGVMPLLTFVSAIVVIVALNGLFYHTALGRAFRATSDDAVTAGLMGIEPKRIFAIATGIAMVVVTIAALYLGMRSNFDPSIGPARLIYAFEAVIIGGLGSLWGTLAGGVIIGVAQTFGAAVNPEWQILAGHIAFLIVMLLKPRGLFPRAVD, from the coding sequence ATGATCTGGCTCGATACCCTCGTGCAGGGCATTCTGCTGGGCGGCCTCTATGCGCTGTTCGCGGCAGGGCTGAGCCTCGTCTTTGGCATCATGCGGCTGGTCAATCTCGCCCATGGCGACCTGATCGTGTTCGCCGCCTATCTGGTGCTGCTGGGCGTCACCATGCTCGGCCTGTCGCCCTGGATCGCGGCACTGGTTGCGATGCCGCTGATGTTCGGCCTCGGTTGGCTGCTGCAGACCGTCGTGCTGAACCGCGTGCTCGGCAAGGATATCCTGCCGCCGCTGCTCGTTACCTTCGGTCTCTCGGTCGCGCTGCAGAATGGTTTGCTCGAAGCCTTTTCCGCCGACAGCCGCCGCATTCCGGCAGGCGCGCTGGAAGGCGCCTCGCTCGATCTCGGACTGGTCACCGTCGGCGTCATGCCGCTGCTGACCTTCGTGTCGGCCATCGTGGTGATCGTCGCGCTGAACGGCCTTTTCTATCACACCGCCCTCGGCCGGGCGTTTCGCGCCACCTCGGACGATGCCGTCACGGCGGGGCTGATGGGGATCGAACCGAAGCGTATCTTCGCGATCGCCACCGGCATCGCCATGGTCGTAGTGACGATCGCCGCCCTCTATCTCGGCATGCGCTCCAATTTCGACCCGTCGATCGGGCCGGCGCGGCTGATCTACGCCTTCGAGGCAGTGATCATCGGCGGCTTGGGCAGCCTGTGGGGCACACTGGCCGGCGGCGTCATCATCGGCGTTGCGCAGACCTTCGGCGCGGCCGTGAACCCGGAATGGCAGATCCTGGCCGGCCACATCGCATTCCTGATCGTGATGCTGCTCAAGCCGCGCGGCCTGTTCCCGCGCGCCGTGGATTGA
- a CDS encoding ABC transporter ATP-binding protein, protein MLLQTHGLIANYGQFRALFGVDIAVAAGECVAIIGANGAGKSTLMRSITGVLRNDAGMVLHRGEPIGALSSAEVMQRGIAMVPEGRRLFPSLSVEENLLIGGQVRKASGPWNLEAIYDLFPILRERRRNPGTALSGGQQQMVAIGRALMSNPELLLCDEISLGLAPVVIRDIYAALPKIRAGGAAIVVVEQDIGKALAVADRVYCMMEGRVTLAAKAADVTRQQIHTAYFGEAA, encoded by the coding sequence ATGCTGCTCCAAACCCACGGCCTCATCGCGAATTACGGCCAGTTCCGCGCCCTGTTCGGCGTGGATATCGCGGTCGCCGCCGGTGAATGCGTGGCGATCATCGGTGCCAATGGCGCGGGCAAGTCGACGCTGATGCGCTCGATCACCGGCGTGCTCCGCAACGATGCCGGGATGGTGCTGCATCGGGGCGAACCGATCGGCGCGCTGTCCTCGGCCGAGGTGATGCAGCGCGGCATCGCCATGGTGCCCGAGGGCCGCCGGCTGTTTCCTTCCCTGAGTGTGGAGGAAAACCTGCTGATCGGCGGGCAGGTGCGCAAGGCGTCCGGTCCATGGAATCTGGAGGCGATCTACGATCTCTTCCCGATCCTGCGCGAGCGGCGCCGCAATCCGGGCACGGCGCTTTCCGGCGGCCAGCAGCAGATGGTGGCGATTGGCCGGGCGCTGATGTCGAACCCGGAACTGCTGCTCTGCGACGAGATCAGCCTCGGCCTCGCCCCCGTCGTCATCCGCGACATTTACGCGGCCCTGCCGAAGATCCGCGCCGGCGGCGCCGCGATCGTCGTGGTCGAGCAGGATATCGGTAAGGCGCTCGCCGTCGCCGACCGCGTCTATTGCATGATGGAAGGCCGCGTCACGCTGGCGGCAAAGGCCGCCGACGTCACCCGCCAGCAGATCCACACCGCCTATTTCGGGGAGGCGGCATGA
- a CDS encoding ABC transporter ATP-binding protein yields MILRLENVSKSFGALKVTDAVTVSVPRGEALGIIGPNGAGKSTLFNLITGNVLANEGRIEFLGRDVTRAPAMERVRMGVGRSFQIPQPFEGLTVFENLLTAAAFGRGGREADMVDACARILEDTELLKKANVVAGSLSLLDRKRLELARALATGPELLLLDEIAGGLTEGECRALVETIRDIHARGTTIIWIEHVLHALTSVVERLLVLDFGRVIGVGAPDEIMASKEVREIYLGLEV; encoded by the coding sequence ATGATACTCAGGCTTGAAAATGTCTCGAAGTCGTTCGGGGCGCTGAAGGTCACGGATGCCGTGACCGTTTCGGTGCCGCGCGGCGAAGCTTTGGGCATTATCGGCCCGAACGGGGCCGGCAAGTCGACGCTGTTCAACCTGATCACCGGCAATGTGTTGGCGAATGAGGGGCGCATCGAATTCCTTGGCCGTGACGTCACCCGCGCTCCCGCGATGGAGCGGGTTCGCATGGGAGTCGGCCGCAGCTTTCAGATCCCGCAGCCTTTCGAGGGCCTGACGGTATTCGAGAACCTTTTGACCGCCGCCGCCTTCGGACGGGGCGGGCGCGAGGCCGACATGGTCGATGCCTGCGCGCGCATCCTCGAGGACACAGAGCTTCTGAAGAAGGCGAATGTCGTCGCCGGCTCGCTGAGCCTGCTCGACCGCAAGCGCCTGGAACTGGCCCGCGCGCTCGCGACTGGGCCGGAGCTTTTGCTGCTCGACGAGATTGCCGGCGGCCTGACTGAGGGCGAATGCAGGGCGCTGGTGGAGACGATCCGCGACATCCATGCCCGCGGCACCACGATCATCTGGATCGAGCACGTGCTGCATGCGCTGACCTCCGTGGTCGAGCGGCTGCTGGTGCTGGATTTCGGCCGGGTGATCGGCGTCGGCGCGCCGGACGAGATCATGGCCTCGAAGGAAGTGCGCGAGATCTATCTGGGGCTCGAGGTCTGA
- a CDS encoding ABC transporter substrate-binding protein, producing the protein MISRRSLLKASAATGFALATSGLAAPAIAQGAKIRLGYVSPQTGPLAGFAESDAYNIKAFLDSDAGKNCEVIVKDSQSNPNRAAEVAKSLIVDDEINLMLVGSTPENTNPVATTCEAEGMPVISTTAPWQPWFIGQQGNPGDPSSWKPFDFAFHYFWGLEDIIAVYTGMWKQLDTNGKVGGLFPNDADGNAWGDPKNGLKPGLEAAGFSLTDPGRYQNLSDDFTAQVNAFKAANAEIVTGVVIPPDFTTFWNQARQQGFKPKAVTVAKAILFPQSVETLGDAGHNLSSEVWWSASHPFKSSITGQSSAELAADFTAKTKRPWTQPIGFSHSLFEVAANVMGRVSDPTDAEAIAAAIAATDMSTVVGKVAWNGVGVPPFAAKNVCKTPLVGGQWRKKDGGGFDLVIVENANAPEIPTAGKMEALA; encoded by the coding sequence ATGATTTCGAGACGGAGCTTACTGAAAGCCTCGGCGGCGACGGGTTTCGCCCTTGCCACTTCGGGCCTTGCCGCGCCTGCCATCGCGCAGGGCGCCAAGATCCGCTTGGGCTATGTTTCGCCGCAGACCGGTCCGCTGGCCGGTTTCGCCGAGAGCGACGCGTATAACATAAAGGCATTTCTCGACTCCGACGCTGGCAAGAATTGTGAGGTCATCGTCAAGGACAGCCAGTCGAACCCGAACCGGGCTGCGGAGGTGGCGAAAAGCCTGATCGTCGACGACGAGATCAACCTGATGCTCGTCGGTTCGACGCCGGAAAACACCAACCCGGTCGCCACCACCTGCGAAGCGGAAGGGATGCCCGTCATCTCGACGACGGCGCCGTGGCAGCCCTGGTTCATCGGCCAGCAGGGCAATCCGGGCGACCCGTCGTCGTGGAAGCCGTTCGATTTCGCCTTCCATTATTTCTGGGGTCTGGAAGACATCATCGCCGTCTATACCGGCATGTGGAAGCAGCTCGATACCAATGGCAAGGTGGGCGGCTTGTTCCCGAACGATGCCGACGGCAATGCGTGGGGCGACCCGAAGAACGGCCTGAAGCCCGGCCTGGAAGCTGCCGGCTTCAGTCTCACCGATCCTGGCCGTTACCAGAACCTCTCGGACGACTTCACCGCGCAGGTCAACGCGTTCAAGGCAGCCAATGCCGAGATCGTCACCGGCGTCGTGATCCCGCCCGACTTCACCACCTTCTGGAACCAGGCCCGCCAGCAGGGCTTCAAGCCGAAGGCCGTGACGGTCGCCAAGGCGATCCTGTTCCCGCAATCGGTCGAGACGCTGGGCGACGCGGGCCACAACCTTTCCTCCGAAGTATGGTGGTCGGCCTCGCATCCGTTCAAGTCGTCGATCACCGGCCAGAGTTCGGCGGAACTCGCGGCGGATTTCACCGCCAAGACCAAGCGTCCGTGGACACAGCCGATCGGCTTCTCTCATTCGCTGTTCGAAGTGGCGGCGAATGTCATGGGCCGGGTTTCGGATCCGACCGATGCTGAGGCGATCGCGGCCGCCATCGCCGCCACCGACATGTCGACGGTTGTCGGCAAGGTGGCGTGGAACGGCGTCGGCGTGCCGCCTTTCGCGGCCAAGAACGTCTGCAAGACGCCGCTCGTCGGTGGCCAGTGGCGGAAGAAGGACGGGGGCGGCTTCGATCTGGTGATCGTCGAAAACGCCAACGCGCCCGAGATCCCCACCGCCGGCAAGATGGAAGCCCTGGCCTGA
- a CDS encoding maleylacetate reductase, whose amino-acid sequence MMDQFVFPGLTTRVVFGAGTLSRVAEEVRRLGHDKVMVLSTPHQKADAEKLAESLGELAGGIFAGAVMHTPVEVTETAVEAFRASGATAVVSLGGGSTTGLGKAIAVRTGADQVVIPTTYAGSEMTDILGETASGEKTTRRSPDIRPETVIYDVDLTLSLPVGLTVTSAMNAIAHAMEAFYAPDRNPVIELMCRDAMVAFRDGIPGLIEDPQDKAARAQALYAAWCCSTALGSVSMALHHKLAHVFGGSFDTPHAETHAILLPYTTAFNEQAVPELLRPIADTFGGGSAGGGLWDFAQSVGSPLSLQAIGIQEADLDRATAIAVKNAYANPRPIDPGSIRELLQAAFEGRRPGD is encoded by the coding sequence ATGATGGATCAGTTTGTCTTTCCGGGACTGACGACACGGGTCGTGTTCGGCGCGGGTACGCTGTCCCGCGTGGCGGAGGAAGTGCGTCGGCTCGGCCATGACAAGGTGATGGTGCTTTCGACGCCGCACCAGAAGGCCGATGCGGAAAAGCTGGCGGAAAGCCTGGGCGAGCTTGCCGGCGGCATCTTTGCCGGGGCGGTCATGCACACCCCCGTCGAGGTGACCGAGACGGCGGTGGAAGCGTTCCGCGCCAGCGGCGCCACAGCCGTGGTCAGCCTGGGCGGCGGATCAACCACCGGTCTCGGCAAGGCGATCGCCGTGCGCACCGGCGCCGATCAGGTCGTGATCCCGACCACCTATGCCGGCTCGGAAATGACCGACATCCTGGGCGAAACGGCTTCGGGCGAGAAGACCACGCGCCGCTCGCCGGATATCCGCCCCGAGACGGTGATCTACGATGTCGACCTGACGCTGAGCCTGCCCGTCGGACTCACCGTCACCTCGGCCATGAACGCCATCGCGCATGCGATGGAGGCGTTCTACGCGCCGGACCGCAATCCGGTGATCGAGCTGATGTGCCGGGATGCCATGGTCGCGTTTCGCGACGGTATTCCGGGACTGATCGAAGACCCTCAGGACAAGGCCGCGCGGGCGCAGGCGCTCTATGCGGCCTGGTGCTGCTCGACCGCTCTCGGCAGCGTCTCGATGGCGCTGCACCACAAGCTGGCGCATGTCTTCGGCGGCTCGTTCGACACGCCGCATGCCGAAACCCACGCCATCCTGCTGCCCTACACCACCGCGTTCAACGAACAGGCGGTGCCCGAGCTGCTGCGCCCGATCGCCGACACGTTCGGCGGCGGCTCGGCCGGCGGCGGGCTCTGGGATTTCGCGCAGTCGGTCGGCTCGCCGCTCAGCCTCCAGGCGATCGGCATTCAGGAGGCCGATCTCGACCGCGCCACGGCGATCGCCGTCAAGAATGCCTATGCGAACCCGAGGCCAATAGATCCGGGCTCGATACGGGAACTGCTCCAGGCGGCGTTTGAGGGACGCCGTCCGGGGGACTGA
- a CDS encoding alpha/beta hydrolase, giving the protein MIQDGGPLRLGSRAPEAKAICVFVHGRGQSPEEMQSHVLARLSAPAVAFVLPRAPMGAWWDARAVDPLTPVARAQLATALDHLAAAVAAARGELPGLPLLLAGFSQGACLAIEYLCAGLPPPQALAALTGSRVGVPSDARAEAVPAGVPVYLTGGDADPWIPVSAFADAAQTLGSKGASLRADLFPRRGHEVSDAEIAMLGSILADLVAGRNPSMEAAR; this is encoded by the coding sequence ATGATCCAGGACGGCGGTCCGCTCAGGCTTGGCTCTCGGGCCCCGGAGGCGAAGGCGATCTGCGTCTTCGTCCACGGCCGCGGCCAATCGCCGGAGGAGATGCAGTCCCATGTGCTGGCGCGGCTTTCCGCGCCGGCCGTGGCCTTTGTTCTGCCGCGTGCCCCGATGGGCGCGTGGTGGGATGCGCGGGCCGTTGATCCCCTGACGCCAGTCGCTCGCGCGCAGCTTGCGACCGCCTTGGACCACCTCGCGGCGGCTGTCGCGGCCGCCCGGGGCGAACTGCCCGGATTGCCGCTGCTTCTGGCGGGCTTTTCGCAAGGGGCCTGCCTCGCGATCGAATATCTCTGCGCCGGATTGCCGCCGCCGCAGGCGCTGGCCGCTTTGACCGGATCGCGCGTCGGCGTGCCGTCGGATGCGCGTGCCGAGGCCGTTCCGGCCGGCGTTCCGGTCTATCTGACGGGCGGCGATGCCGATCCCTGGATCCCCGTTTCGGCCTTTGCCGACGCCGCCCAGACGCTTGGCAGCAAGGGCGCGAGCCTGCGCGCCGATCTGTTCCCGCGCCGAGGCCATGAGGTCTCGGATGCCGAGATCGCCATGCTGGGATCGATCCTTGCGGATCTGGTCGCCGGCCGGAACCCAAGCATGGAGGCGGCGCGATGA
- a CDS encoding VOC family protein, translating to MARISGYHHLTMSTDSAQEDFDFYTKALGLHSVKRTVLFDGVIPVYHLYYGSPNGDASTIITTFPFRKPAVYGRRGTNQSRAILQSIPVGAADFWVDRLNKRGIEAAKITRFGATRVVFAHPCGIPHELVESESDPREPITNEVQGIGKDHGIKGIYGSVVAVMDRTAMDDFLTIALPLEKEADNHEGLVYRVPDESGVIQRVEVIVDRDSAQGTWTLAGGTIHHLALNTGNEENQLKLRAHIEGLGFTDISEQKDRNYFKSCYVRSPGGALFELAWTTPEGWAKDEPPGAIGKTLVFPPWFKDREAELREGLEQAEFA from the coding sequence ATGGCCCGTATAAGCGGCTACCACCACCTGACCATGTCGACCGACAGCGCGCAGGAAGACTTCGACTTCTACACCAAGGCGCTGGGCCTTCATTCGGTGAAGCGGACCGTCCTTTTCGACGGCGTGATCCCGGTCTACCACCTTTATTACGGCTCGCCGAATGGCGATGCCTCGACGATCATCACCACCTTCCCGTTCCGCAAGCCGGCCGTCTATGGCCGTCGCGGCACCAACCAGTCGCGGGCCATCCTGCAGTCGATCCCCGTCGGCGCCGCCGATTTCTGGGTCGACCGGCTGAATAAGCGCGGCATCGAGGCCGCCAAGATCACCCGCTTCGGCGCCACTCGCGTCGTCTTCGCGCATCCCTGCGGCATCCCGCATGAGCTGGTGGAAAGCGAAAGCGACCCGCGCGAGCCGATCACCAATGAAGTGCAGGGCATCGGCAAAGATCACGGCATCAAGGGCATCTATGGCAGCGTTGTCGCCGTGATGGACCGGACCGCCATGGATGACTTCCTGACCATCGCGCTGCCGCTGGAAAAGGAAGCCGACAACCATGAAGGCCTCGTCTACCGCGTGCCGGACGAGTCCGGCGTTATCCAGCGCGTCGAGGTCATCGTCGACCGGGACAGCGCGCAGGGCACCTGGACGCTGGCCGGCGGCACGATCCATCACCTCGCGCTCAACACCGGCAATGAAGAGAACCAGCTGAAGCTGCGCGCCCACATCGAAGGTCTCGGCTTCACCGATATCTCCGAGCAGAAGGACCGCAACTACTTCAAGTCCTGCTACGTCCGCTCGCCCGGCGGCGCGCTGTTCGAGCTGGCCTGGACCACGCCGGAAGGCTGGGCCAAGGACGAGCCTCCGGGCGCGATCGGCAAGACGCTCGTCTTCCCGCCCTGGTTCAAGGATCGTGAAGCCGAACTGCGTGAAGGCCTGGAGCAGGCGGAATTCGCATGA
- a CDS encoding dioxygenase, which produces MHGQHDGPHEDDSADAVSAQAKEFSRRLTAMGQSRLAAAAQATVGGLHALIAELRPSGDEFRLAIDFLTEVGHYADARRQEWVLFADVLGVSSLIEDQNNPRPAGATPNTVAGPFYRSDVPETPLGANISRDGKGEALDVAGRVLDLDGHGLGGATVEVWQANSEGRYENQEPDRQPEFNLRGRFRADAQGRFHFRTVKPKGYTLPADGPVGQLMSALGLGLERPAHIHFRVSAEGFETLTTHIFDQSDPAIGRDAIFGVKPELMAEFRALPPDGGKRKCALDLNLVLCPQRQGKTGTSGRR; this is translated from the coding sequence ATGCACGGCCAGCACGACGGTCCGCACGAGGATGATTCTGCCGACGCTGTTTCGGCGCAGGCGAAGGAATTTTCGCGGCGTCTGACGGCCATGGGCCAGTCCCGTTTGGCGGCGGCTGCGCAGGCGACCGTGGGCGGGCTGCATGCCCTGATCGCCGAACTCCGCCCTTCCGGCGACGAATTCCGGCTTGCGATCGACTTCCTGACCGAGGTTGGCCACTACGCCGATGCGCGGCGGCAGGAATGGGTGCTGTTCGCCGACGTTCTGGGCGTGTCGTCGCTGATCGAGGATCAGAACAATCCGCGTCCCGCCGGCGCGACGCCGAACACTGTGGCGGGACCCTTCTACCGGTCCGACGTCCCGGAAACGCCGCTCGGCGCCAACATCTCGCGTGATGGCAAGGGCGAGGCGCTGGACGTGGCCGGCAGGGTGCTCGACCTTGATGGCCATGGCCTGGGCGGCGCTACGGTTGAGGTCTGGCAGGCCAATTCCGAGGGGCGCTACGAGAACCAGGAACCGGACCGGCAGCCGGAATTCAACCTTCGCGGCCGGTTCCGCGCCGATGCCCAGGGGCGGTTCCATTTCCGCACGGTGAAGCCGAAGGGCTACACGCTGCCGGCGGATGGTCCGGTCGGCCAGTTGATGTCGGCGCTTGGCCTCGGCCTGGAAAGGCCGGCCCACATTCATTTCCGCGTTTCGGCCGAAGGCTTCGAGACGCTAACGACCCACATTTTCGACCAATCCGATCCGGCCATCGGCCGGGACGCGATTTTCGGGGTCAAACCCGAACTCATGGCCGAGTTCCGCGCGCTGCCACCCGACGGAGGAAAGCGGAAGTGCGCTCTCGACCTCAATCTTGTGCTCTGCCCGCAAAGGCAGGGCAAAACCGGAACCTCTGGGAGGAGATGA
- a CDS encoding LysR family transcriptional regulator has product MRLNERHLMQLAAVLDAGGVSEGAATLGLTQPAVSRSLAMLEARVGEPLFLKGRRPLQATPLGAQLAAQGRTIIAASRKASDAVQGFLKGTKGVVRVGGVPFFMDAMISRMIGEFQNLEPEVTVQQSYLNLPEMVAALEGHQIDLGIVPIGVLDLGPGFEFTEILPGRNIVACRPDHPLLRNRRLRAHDLTSFPWVAPLPGSPLMSDLQMILMSIGMSDLNVRYSGGSLMSVINFLAETDALAVLPFSVVFAQRKENRVTVLPYEIPQPNRSLGILRRVGGPRSPAAERFAGHVTTAFENLKHIIKRHENAVVWGR; this is encoded by the coding sequence ATGAGACTGAACGAACGCCACCTCATGCAGCTCGCCGCCGTGCTCGATGCCGGCGGCGTGTCGGAAGGTGCCGCCACGCTGGGCCTGACCCAGCCGGCGGTCAGCCGCTCGCTGGCCATGCTGGAGGCGCGCGTCGGCGAGCCGCTTTTCCTCAAGGGGCGGCGCCCCCTGCAGGCGACGCCGCTCGGCGCGCAACTGGCCGCCCAGGGGCGCACGATCATCGCCGCCTCGCGCAAGGCGTCGGACGCCGTGCAGGGCTTCCTGAAGGGCACCAAGGGCGTCGTCCGGGTCGGCGGCGTGCCGTTCTTCATGGATGCGATGATCAGCCGGATGATCGGCGAGTTCCAGAACCTGGAACCCGAGGTCACCGTGCAGCAGAGCTATCTCAACCTGCCGGAGATGGTGGCGGCGCTAGAGGGGCATCAGATCGATCTCGGCATCGTGCCGATCGGCGTGCTCGACCTCGGCCCCGGCTTCGAGTTCACCGAGATCCTGCCGGGACGCAACATCGTCGCCTGCCGGCCCGACCATCCGCTGCTGCGCAATCGCCGCCTGCGCGCGCATGACCTGACCAGTTTTCCCTGGGTGGCGCCTCTGCCCGGCTCGCCGCTGATGTCCGACCTGCAGATGATCCTGATGAGCATCGGGATGTCCGACCTCAACGTGCGCTATTCCGGCGGTTCGCTGATGAGCGTGATCAACTTCCTGGCCGAGACCGACGCCCTCGCCGTGCTGCCCTTCTCCGTGGTGTTCGCGCAGCGCAAGGAAAACCGCGTCACTGTGCTGCCCTATGAGATCCCGCAGCCCAACCGCTCGCTCGGCATCCTGCGCCGGGTCGGCGGCCCGCGCTCGCCGGCGGCGGAGCGCTTCGCCGGCCATGTCACGACGGCCTTCGAAAACCTGAAGCACATCATCAAGCGCCACGAAAACGCCGTCGTTTGGGGCCGTTAG
- a CDS encoding aldo/keto reductase encodes MRLRSFGSTPSEVAIIGQGSWYLDTGDRASAVTALQRGIDAGMTHIDTAEMYGDAELVIGDAIRGRRDGLFLVSKVLPQNASRSGVIAACERSLKRLGVEQLDCYLLHWRGRYPLEATFEGFEELVRAGKIAGWGVSNFDVSDLEDALAASGPGRIACNQVLYHLGERAIEHAVLPWCEENGVAVVAYSPFGHDNFPSESSAGGRVLADIAAAHNATARQIALAWLAQRSFVIPKASTARHAEDNARAGDIELTQDQARRIDQAFPRGRKPSSLPML; translated from the coding sequence ATGCGCTTACGATCGTTTGGCAGCACCCCGTCCGAGGTAGCGATCATCGGCCAGGGAAGCTGGTATCTCGACACGGGCGACCGGGCCTCGGCCGTCACGGCCCTGCAGCGGGGCATCGACGCGGGCATGACGCATATCGACACCGCCGAAATGTATGGCGACGCCGAACTTGTCATCGGCGACGCGATCCGGGGCCGGCGCGACGGGCTGTTCCTGGTTTCGAAGGTCCTGCCGCAGAACGCCTCGCGCTCGGGCGTCATTGCCGCCTGCGAACGGTCCTTGAAGCGCCTCGGCGTCGAGCAGCTCGACTGCTACCTCCTGCACTGGCGCGGGCGCTATCCGCTGGAAGCGACGTTCGAAGGATTCGAGGAACTAGTCCGCGCCGGCAAGATCGCCGGCTGGGGCGTCAGCAATTTCGACGTATCGGATCTCGAAGACGCGCTGGCGGCGTCCGGCCCGGGACGGATCGCCTGCAACCAGGTCCTGTACCATCTGGGCGAACGCGCGATCGAGCACGCCGTCTTGCCCTGGTGCGAAGAGAATGGGGTTGCCGTCGTCGCCTATAGCCCGTTTGGTCATGACAACTTTCCCAGCGAAAGCTCGGCCGGCGGCCGGGTCCTGGCCGACATCGCCGCGGCCCACAATGCCACCGCCCGACAGATAGCGCTCGCCTGGCTGGCGCAACGGAGCTTCGTCATACCCAAAGCTTCGACCGCGCGGCACGCGGAAGACAACGCACGCGCCGGCGACATCGAGCTCACCCAGGATCAGGCGCGCCGGATCGACCAGGCCTTTCCACGGGGCCGGAAGCCCTCCAGCCTGCCGATGCTCTGA
- a CDS encoding amidohydrolase family protein, with protein sequence MKQTIIRNATVLTMCPQHGSRPIQGDLRIEDGRIAEIGKDLAAAPDAAVIDGTNRLVMPGLVNAHTHSSETFFRGRYEGMPLEIWLLYAYPLLMGPVIDERLLYLRSLLLAMESLRNGVTTLCDDFFDPPAHDLSRLSAVFKAYEDAGIRANVSSAAMNIHTLDALPYAREVMPPELQAQLDFGPPMSADAYMDYCRSAFSTLHGTAGRIQFMLAPSAPQRCTADLLQACHALAVEMGVPLHTHILETKTQAVTGHELYGKSLIAYMDELGVLSRNTTIAHSVWVSDRDIERMGAARCSVAHNAISNQKLGAGIAPIRQLMDAGVTIGLGTDGVSSNDTARIFDVMRVAGLIHSVSGPDYTQWIEADAILKMATLGGARSAMLEDVTGSLEVGKAADLLILDLTTLSFTPLNDVARQLVYAENGSSIETVMVAGEIVVHQGRMRSIDEAAILAEIRELVPAHLAEHAKLEQRNAAFHSTMAEIHRRATSRDIAMNRYVRGPGEDRP encoded by the coding sequence TTGAAGCAGACGATAATCAGAAACGCGACGGTCCTGACGATGTGCCCGCAGCACGGAAGCCGCCCGATCCAGGGCGACCTCCGGATCGAGGATGGGCGGATCGCAGAAATCGGCAAGGACCTCGCGGCCGCTCCCGATGCTGCCGTCATCGACGGCACGAACCGGCTCGTCATGCCGGGCCTCGTCAACGCGCACACCCATTCCAGCGAGACCTTCTTCCGCGGGCGCTATGAGGGGATGCCGCTGGAGATATGGCTGCTCTATGCCTACCCGCTGCTGATGGGGCCGGTCATCGACGAGCGGCTGCTCTATCTGCGCAGCCTGCTCCTGGCGATGGAGTCGCTGCGCAATGGCGTTACAACCCTTTGCGACGATTTCTTCGACCCGCCGGCGCATGATCTGTCCCGGCTTTCGGCCGTCTTCAAAGCCTATGAAGACGCCGGTATCCGGGCCAATGTGTCGAGCGCGGCGATGAATATCCATACGCTCGACGCACTCCCGTATGCCCGCGAGGTCATGCCGCCCGAATTGCAGGCGCAGCTCGATTTCGGGCCGCCCATGTCGGCCGACGCCTATATGGATTATTGCCGCTCTGCCTTCTCCACGCTGCATGGCACGGCCGGGCGCATCCAGTTCATGCTGGCGCCCTCTGCGCCGCAGCGCTGCACGGCAGACCTGCTCCAGGCCTGCCATGCGCTGGCGGTGGAAATGGGCGTACCACTGCATACCCATATTCTGGAGACCAAGACCCAGGCCGTTACCGGCCACGAGCTCTATGGCAAAAGCCTGATCGCCTATATGGACGAGCTGGGCGTCCTGTCGCGCAACACGACGATTGCGCACTCCGTCTGGGTCAGCGACCGGGACATCGAGCGGATGGGTGCCGCCCGCTGTTCGGTGGCCCATAATGCCATCTCCAATCAGAAGCTTGGCGCGGGGATTGCGCCCATCCGCCAGCTGATGGATGCGGGCGTAACCATCGGTCTTGGCACAGACGGTGTTTCCTCCAACGATACTGCCCGTATTTTCGACGTCATGCGCGTGGCAGGGCTGATCCACAGCGTCTCCGGCCCGGATTACACGCAATGGATCGAGGCCGACGCGATTCTCAAAATGGCGACGCTCGGCGGAGCGCGCAGCGCGATGCTGGAAGATGTCACGGGTTCGCTCGAAGTCGGCAAGGCAGCCGACCTGCTGATCCTCGACCTGACGACGCTCAGCTTTACCCCGCTCAACGACGTGGCGCGGCAGCTGGTCTATGCGGAGAATGGTTCGTCCATCGAGACGGTCATGGTGGCCGGCGAGATCGTCGTTCATCAGGGTCGCATGCGCTCGATTGACGAGGCAGCCATCCTGGCCGAGATCCGCGAGCTTGTGCCGGCGCACCTGGCTGAGCACGCCAAGCTTGAGCAACGCAACGCGGCGTTTCATTCGACCATGGCCGAGATCCATCGCCGCGCAACCTCGAGAGACATTGCGATGAACCGCTATGTCAGAGGCCCGGGCGAAGATCGGCCCTAG